From the Hevea brasiliensis isolate MT/VB/25A 57/8 chromosome 15, ASM3005281v1, whole genome shotgun sequence genome, one window contains:
- the LOC110669708 gene encoding protein C2-DOMAIN ABA-RELATED 7, producing MENILGLLRIGVRKGINLAVRDLGSSDPYVIITMGHQKLKTKVVKRNCNPEWNEELTLSITDVNAPIKLEVYDKDTFTVDDKMGDAEIDIKPYIASLKMGLKNLPNGCVVKRVQPSMNNCLADESCIVWNNGEITQDMLFRLRNVESGEVEVHLKWIDVPGCKGLKLEGIS from the exons ATGGAGAACATTCTTGGTCTTCTCAGAATTGGGGTGCGAAAAGGCATAAATCTTGCAGTTCGTGATCTTGGTAGCAGCGATCCTTATGTGATCATCACCATGGGACACCAG AAACTGAAGACTAAAGTGGTGAAAAGAAACTGCAATCCTGAATGGAATGAAGAACTAACTCTTTCCATTACAGATGTCAATGCTCCAATAAAATTA GAAGTTTATGATAAAGACACATTCACTGTCGATGACAAGATGGGCGATGCAGAAATTGACATCAAACCATATATAGCGAGTCTCAAGATGGGCTTGAAAAATCTCCCAAATGGTTGTGTAGTCAAGCGAGTTCAGCCAAGCATGAACAACTGCCTTGCTGATGAGAGCTGCATTGTTTGGAACAATGGCGAAATCACCCAAGACATGCTTTTTAGATTGAGGAATGTAGAGAGTGGTGAAGTGGAGGTTCACCTTAAATGGATTGATGTTCCAGGTTGCAAGGGGTTGAAACTTGAAGGTATCAGCTAA